Proteins encoded in a region of the Benincasa hispida cultivar B227 chromosome 2, ASM972705v1, whole genome shotgun sequence genome:
- the LOC120071184 gene encoding MAG2-interacting protein 2 isoform X2 — protein MEISKEPTLSFPPAHSNSGLTTKSQFPNRVFCFDYYPELSLFLIVGNFSTSIPSRRNSGSCYLSLWRSGIFELELLYSIQFDGLYSIPKGYEGQTSHSKLQVSPKAQFIATLDVTGQLYIFNLHREHFTISSFSFPEKYKSQATDKTLNGTNRMLNDILDFTWWSDHILTIAKTSGLVAMIDILSGIEVQEDSPIYSRPIIERVQQLEGQNFLLECLENKGMSDPAKYKEHGDLHDMDQRMEESINNFDISRLEWSLLSFTQRSVLEMYNILIRNQKYQDALIFADSYGLDKDEILKSQWLHSDQGINEMNAYLSKIKDQVFILSECIEKVGPAEDIVKAMLDYGLKLTNHYQFLEVEDLESNEMWSFRLARLRLLQFKDRLETYLGINMGRFSVQEYSSFRMKPIKEAAINLAKNGKIGALNLLFKRHAYSMSPFLLEILSAIPETVPVQTYLQLLPGRSPPTSIAVREEDWVECQNMLNFIMKLPENHELSSQIRTEPIVKKYLGLIWPSISELAMWFMKRARDIDTLSGQLDNCLCLLDCANRKGIHELQEFYEDVSYLHQLIYSEGSDENICTNLVSWEQLSSYDKFKLMLKGTNEESVIRRLVEKAVPFMRKRSADMASVPKGQQEESNFLGNHDMTESFLVKWMKEIASENKLEICQLVFEEGCRDFETSEFFRNEVEAIDCALQCIYLSTVTDRWSTMASILSKLPQMQDTKSYDDLKRRLKLAEGHVEAGRLLSFYQVPKPMHFFVEANDDGKGVKQIMRLILSKFIRRQSSRSDNDWANMWRDMLCLREKAFPFLDLEYMLIEFCRGLLKAGKFLLARNYLKGTSSVSLAAEKAENLVIQAAREYFFSASSLNGPEVWKAKECLNIFPSSRNVKAEVDIIDALTELLPSLGVTLLPVQFRQIKDPMEIIKMAISSQTGAYIHVDELIQVGKLLGLSSTTEISAVEEAIAREAAVAGDLQLAFDLCLSLTKKGHGSVWDLCAAIARGPSLENMDINSRKHLLGFALSHCDEESISELLHAWKELDMQGQCSKLMMMAGSDCSNPPVQNYLLSLQGNNIQNIGEFKDCFELVDDQESFLDSTLNRLLFVAKELPIENRTKLDTFLRENGKILSFAYLQLPWLLELSKSAEIKKLGAGTEYSSMKTQAIVTILSWLARNGFVPKDSLITSLAKSVIECPTKEADLTCCILLLNLVDAFNGVEVFEEQLRTREDYQKASSIMTVGMTYCLLHDSGVECDSPTQRRQLLLEKFKEKNTFNSDQSRKSNEVESTFWREWKLKLEEQKRVADHSRTLENIIPGVETSRFLSGDRYYIESVVLSLIESVNLEKKHILKDILNLANTYGMNRTEVLLKYLSSILVSEVWNNEDIMVEISEFREELIGCAAETIETISTVVYPSIAGTDKLRLHCIYGLLADCYLKLEKGEWLPQKAHHDEASSLGLAHFYKIVEQECRRVAMIKNLNFKNIAGLSGLNFERFSAEIYLHIDDGNIEVLAQMVETLAGIYSDPELEGLICSQDIYKHYILKLLTTLETRINIDFKNGSPENFQAFVSQLEHSYDLSSTYLRLLSHSDALDVMKRYFTVILPLYSNYGDIPDNSAWQECLIILLNFYIRLLDEMGKTETRGEFLKSNAECLKSCLKVLIRLVIEDSVSPSEGWNTIVSYATCGLVDDSAFEAFVFCRAMVFSRCGFGAVEQVLSESVSLYPTAFAYGTETGVQDISCVYLQILEPVLLDLVNYSHEHQNLHYLLSSLSRLEGNLENLRSTRGKVWEKMVEFSDNLQLPSSVRVYVLELMQYITGRNIKGLSSDLQYNVLPWEGWDQFQYTTKESDLTSIPTTLDDKDTSSRFTSTLVALKSTQLAATISPSLEVTTDDLLSIETTVSCFMELCAVATTDVHADSLLAILAEWEGLFLIERDETQASVAASGGIDWSADGWDEGWENFQEVEPAASKGSETTPAPTLHPLHVCWTEIFKKLISLSRPKDVLRLIDESLSKSCGMLLDEDDAKTLSHILVDKDCFFALKLAALLPYEALRLHSLNAVESKLKLDGISDELGGDLEFLLLILSSGIVSTILTNASYDNTFSYLCYLVGNFSRHFQDDQLTCIKQKGWNVSNKNRRELLIFKKIGFPIFISELVKADQPVLAAFMVTKFMYTVRLVNVAEASLRTYLKRELLHTVQNDESGDMEDLVPEILRNAVSRLREKLGSLIETVLLSLSQN, from the exons ATGGAGATCAGTAAAGAGCCAACATTATCTTTTCCCCCTGCACACTCAAACAGTGGATTGACTACAAAGAGCCAATTTCCAAACAGGGTTTTCTGCTTTGATTATTATCCTGAGCTTTCTTTGTTCCTCATCGTTGGTAATTTTAGCACCTCTATACCTTCAAGGAGAAACTCTG GATcctgttatctttctctttggCGTAGTGGGATATTTGAATTAGAGCTGTTATATTCTATTCAGTTTGACGGTTTATACTCTATACCAAAAGGATATGAAGGTCAAACATCACATTCAAAGCTGCAAGTTTCACCGAAGGCACAATTCATTGCAACTCTAGATGTGACAGGACAATTGTACATTTTTAATCTACATAGGGAACACTTTACCATTTCAAGCTTTTCTTTTCCAGAGAAATACAAATCTCAGGCGACAGATAAGACATTAAATGGAACAAATAGGATGCTAAATGACATTTTGGATTTTACATGGTGGTCTGATCATATACTTACAATTGCAAAGACAAGTGGTCTTGTTGCTATGATTGACATCCTCAGCGGTATAGAAGTTCAGGAGGACAGTCCTATTTATTCCAGGCCTATCATAGAAAGGGTACAGCAGTTAGAAggccaaaattttcttttagagtGTTTAGAAAATAAAGGGATGTCAGATCCAGCTAAATATAAGGAACATGGTGACTTGCATGACATGGATCAGAGGATGGAAGAGTCAATTAATAATTTTGACATCTCTCGGTTGGAGTGGAGCTTGCTATCATTCACACAGAGATCTGTTTTGGAAATGTACAATATCTTAATTAGAAATCAGAAGTATCAAGATGCCTTAATCTTTGCTGATTCTTATGGCTTGGATAAAGATGAAATTCTGAAGTCACAGTGGCTGCATTCTGATCAAGGAATTAATGAAATGAATGCATATCTGTCAAAGATAAAGGATCAGGTTTTCATCCTTTCTGAATGTATTGAAAAAGTTGGACCAGCAGAAGATATTGTAAAGGCAATGCTTGATTATGGACTGAAACTGACCAACCATTACCAATTTCTTGAAGTAGAAGATCTTGAAAGCAATGAAATGTGGAGTTTCCGCCTGGCTAGACTCCGATTATTGCAATTTAAGGACAGACTGGAAACATATCTTGGCATAAATATGGGCAG GTTTTCTGTGCAGGAATATAGTAGCTTCCGTATGAAGCCTATCAAGGAAGCTGCTATCAATCTtgcaaaaaatggaaaaattgggGCCTTAAACCTCTTGTTCAAGCGCCACGCATATTCTATGAGTCCTTTCTTGTTAGAAATTTTATCTGCTATTCCTGAAACAGTTCCTGTGCAGACTTATTTGCAGCTTCTTCCTGGAAGGTCTCCTCCTACTAGCATTGCAGTGAGGGAAGAGGACTGGGTTGAATGTCAAAATATGTTGAACTTTATAATGAAATTACCTGAAAATCATGAGCTTAGTTCACAGATTAGGACTGAACCTATTGTCAAGAAATATCTGGGACTTATCTGGCCTTCAATTAGTGAACTTGCAATGTGGTTCATGAAAAGAGCTAGAGACATTGATACTTTGAGTGGCCAGCTTGACAATTGTCTCTGCTTGCTTGATTGTGCTAATCGGAAAGGTATTCATGAATTACAAGAATTTTATGAGGATGTCAGTTACTTGCACCAGCTGATTTATTCGGAAGGAAGCGATGAAAATATCTGCACTAATCTTGTTTCTTGGGAGCAGTTGTCTTCATATGATAAATTTAAGTTGATGCTGAAGGGTACAAATGAGGAAAGTGTAATCCGAAGGTTAGTTGAAAAAGCAGTTCCGTTCATGAGAAAAAGATCAGCTGATATGGCCTCAGTTCCTAAAGGTCAACAAGAAGAATCTAATTTTTTGGGTAACCATGATATGACTGAGTCATTTCTAGTTAAATGGATGAAGGAAATAGCTTCGGAGAATAAGTTGGAGATATGCCAATTGGTTTTTGAAGAAGGGTGCAGAGACTTTGAAACTAGTGAGTTTTTTAGAAATGAGGTCGAAGCCATTGACTGTGCATTGCAGTGCATATATTTATCTACTGTAACTGATAGATGGAGTACCATGGCAAGCATTTTGTCAAAACTACCTCAAATGCAAG ACACCAAATCCTATGATGATCTGAAAAGAAGACTCAAGCTGGCAGAAGGCCACGTTGAAGCAGGAAGGCTTTTGTCATTTTACCAG GTGCCAAAGCCTATGCATTTTTTCGTAGAAGCTAATGATGATGGTAAAGGTGTAAAACAAATTATGCGCCTTATACTGTCAAAGTTTATTCGTCGACAATCCAGTCGGTCGGACAATGATTGGGCGAATATGTGGCGTGACATGCTGTGTCTGAGGGAGAAGGCATTTCCCTTTCTGGACCTGGAGTATATGCTGATAGAATTTTGCCGAGGATTGCTAAAAGCTGGGAAATTTTTGCTTGCAAGGAACTACTTAAAGGGTACCAGCTCAGTCTCTTTGGCAGCAGAGAAGGCTGAAAACCTTGTCATTCAAGCTGCTAGAGAGTATTTTTTCTCTGCTTCAAGTCTTAATGGTCCAGAA GTCTGGAAGGCAAAGGAGTGTCTCAACATATTTCCAAGCAGTAGAAATGTCAAAGCGGAGGTTGATATTATTGATGCTCTGACAGAATTACTACCAAGCCTTGGAGTGACTCTTCTGCCCGTGCAGTTCAGACAAATAAAAGATCCAATGGAGATAATAAAAATGGCAATTTCAAGTCAGACTGGAGCTTATATACATGTTGATGAACTCATTCAGGTTGGCAAGCTTCTCGGATTGAGCTCTACAACAGAGATATCAGCAGTTGAAGAAGCTATAGCTAGAGAAGCTGCAGTTGCTGGTGATCTGCAATTGGCATTTGATCTCTGCCTTAGTTTAACAAAGAAAGGGCATGGCTCCGTTTGGGATTTGTGTGCTGCAATAGCAAGAGGTCCTTCCCTTGAGAATATGGATATTAATTCTCGAAAGCATCTACTAGGTTTTGCTTTGAGCCATTGTGATGAGGAATCAATTTCTGAACTCCTCCATGCATGGAAAGAACTTGATATGCAAGGGCAATGCTCAAAATTAATGATGATGGCTGGATCAGATTGTTCAAATCCTCCAGTACAAAATTATTTGCTCTCACTTCAAGGAAACAATATTCAAAATATTGGTGAATTCAAAGATTGCTTTGAATTAGTTGATGATCAAGAATCTTTTCTAGATAGTACATTGAATAGGCTACTTTTTGTTGCAAAAGAACTACCTATTGAAAATAGGACTAAATTGGATACCTTTCTGAGAGAGAACGGAAAGATTTTGTCATTTGCTTATTTGCAACTCCCGTGGTTGCTTGAATTGAGTAAGAGTGCAGAAATTAAGAAACTGGGTGCAGGAACAGAATACTCGAGTATGAAAACACAAGCTATTGTTACTATTTTGTCATGGTTAGCTAGGAATGGGTTCGTTCCTAAAGACAGCTTGATCACCTCTCTTGCAAAATCAGTTATTGAATGTCCTACCAAGGAGGCAGACTTAACTTGCTGTATACTGTTGTTGAATCTCGTGGATGCCTTCAATGGGGTTGAAGTTTTTGAAGAGCAATTAAGGACGAGGGAAGACTACCAAAAAGCCAGTAGTATAATGACTGTGGGAATGACATATTGTTTGTTGCACGACTCTGGAGTTGAGTGCGATAGTCCAACCCAAAGGAGGCAGCTGcttcttgaaaagtttaaagaaaagAACACTTTTAACTCTG ATCAAAGTAGAAAAAGTAATGAAGTGGAATCAACATTTTGGCGGGAGTGGAAACTGAAGCTAGAAGAACAAAAACGTGTAGCTGATCATTCTAGAACGTTGGAGAATATTATTCCTGGCGTTGAAACATCACGGTTTTTATCTGGAGACCGTTATTACATTGAGAGCGTCGTTCTGTCCTTAATTGAATCAgtaaatttggagaagaaacaTATTTTGAAGGACATTCTTAATCTAGCTAATACCTATGGCATGAATCGCACTGAG GTGCTACTGAAATATCTAAGTTCCATCCTTGTTTCAGAGGTTTGGAACAATGAGGATATTATGGTTGAAATCTCAGAATTCAGAGAGGAGCTTATTGGTTGTGCTGCAGAAACCATTGAAACTATTTCCACAGTTGTGTACCCATCTATTGCTGGGACTGATAAGTTGCGGCTACACTGTATATATGGTTTGCTCGCTGACTGCTACTTGAAGCTGGAAAAAGGTGAATGGTTACCACAGAAGGCACATCATGATGAAGCCTCCAGCTTGGGTTTGGCTCATTTCTATAAAATTGTCGAGCAAGAATGCAGACGAGTCGCCATGATAAAGAATctcaatttcaaaaatattgCTGGATTGAGTGGGCTGAATTTCGAACGCTTCAGCGCTGAAATCTACTTGCACATTGATGATGGTAATATAGAAGTTTTGGCACAAATGGTGGAGACCCTGGCTGGTATCTATTCTGATCCGGAGCTGGAAGGTCTTATATGTTCCCAGGACATTTATAAGCACTACATCCTGAAACTATTAACAACCTTGGAGACTAGAATAAACATAGATTTCAAGAATGGAAGCCCTGAGAATTTTCAGGCTTTTGTTAGTCAACTTGAGCACAGTTATGATTTGAGCTCTACTTATCTTAGATTGTTGTCTCATTCAGATGCTTTGGATGTTATGAAGCGGTATTTCACTGTAATTTTACCCCTATATAGCAACTACGGAGATATACCTGATAACTCGGCATGGCAGGAGTGCCTCATCATCCTTCTAAACTTTTATATTAGATTGCTGGACGAAATGGGAAAAACTGAAACCAGAGGTGAATTTTTGAAATCTAATGCTGAATGTTTAAAGAGTTGTCTAAAGGTTCTTATTAGATTGGTTATAGAGGATAGTGTCTCACCAAGTGAGGGTTGGAACACCATTGTAAGCTATGCTACATGTGGTTTAGTAGATGATTCAGCTTTTGAAGCTTTTGTTTTCTGCAGAGCGATGGTTTTCTCTCGCTGTGGTTTTGGAGCTGTAGAACAGGTGTTGTCTGAGTCAGTTTCACTATATCCCACTGCTTTCGCTTATGGAACTGAGACTGGGGTCCAGGATATTTCTTGTGTATACCTGCAAATATTGGAGCCTGTTCTACTCGACTTGGTTAATTACTCCCATGAGCACCAGAATCTGCACTATCTATTATCCTCACTCAGTAGATTAGAAGGTAATCTGGAGAATTTAAGAAGTACCAGAGGCAAGGTTTGGGAAAAAATGGTGGAGTTCTCCGATAATCTGCAATTACCAAGCTCTGTCCGTGTCTATGTGTTAGAGCTTATGCAGTATATTACAGGCAGAAATATCAAAGGTCTCTCGTCTGATTTACAGTATAATGTTTTACCTTGGGAAGGTTGGGACCAGTTCCAGTATACAACCAAGGAGAGCGACCTAACAAGTATTCCAACAACATTAGACGACAAAGATACTTCTAGCAGGTTTACAAGTACTTTAGTTGCCTTGAAGTCAACTCAGCTTGCAGCAACAATCTCACCTAGCTTAGAAGTTACAACTGATGATCTTTTGAGCATTGAGACTACAGTTTCTTGCTTCATGGAATTGTGTGCAGTTGCAACTACGGATGTCCATGCGGATAGTTTGCTGGCCATTTTGGCAGAATGGGAAGGACTTTTCCTGATTGAGAGAGATGAAACTCAAGCCTCTGTAGCAGCCAGTGGAGGAATTGACTGGAGTGCAGATGGTTGGGATGAAGGGTGGGAAAATTTTCAGGAAGTGGAACCGGCAGCGAGTAAAGGGAGCGAGACTACCCCTGCCCCTACACTTCACCCTCTACATGTTTGTTGGactgaaattttcaaaaaactcatttcaCTTTCTCGGCCTAAGGATGTGTTGAGATTGATTGATGAATCGCTTTCGAAATCTTGTGGAATGTTGCTTGATGAAGATGATGCCAAAACCCTGAGCCACATTTTGGTCGATAAAGATTGTTTTTTTGCTTTGAAATTGGCGGCTTTGTTACCTTATGAAGCATTAAGATTGCATAGTCTGAATGCGGTTGAAAGCAAATTGAAACTAGACGGAATCTCAGATGAATTGGGCGGAGACCTTGAATTTTTATTGCTTATATTATCCTCCGGAATTGTATCAACCATTCTCACCAATGCTTCTTATGATAACACTTTCTCCTATCTCTGTTATCTGGTGGGAAATTTTTCACGTCACTTTCAAGATGACCAATTAACATGCATCAAACAGAAAGGGTGGAATGTAAGTAATAAAAATAGGAGAGAGTTGCTTATTTTTAAGAAGATTGGCTTCCCCATCTTCATATCAGAGCTCGTAAAGGCTGATCAGCCTGTTCTTGCTGCATTTATGGTGACGAAATTTATGTACACTGTTCGTCTTGTTAACGTGGCAGAGGCCAGTCTTCGTACATATTTGAAAAGGGAGCTCCTCCACACGGTACAGAATGATGAATCTGGTGACATGGAGGATTTGGTACCTGAAATTTTGAGGAACGCTGTTTCCAGGTTGAGAGAGAAGCTGGGAAGCCTAATCGAAACCGTATTGTTGTCGCTATCTCAAAATTGA